The window TTTCGAGGATTACGTGACCTTGGAAGCCAAAGAGCAGAACCACTGTTGCGAGAAGTGCGACAACAGAAAACGGTTTGATAGCACTTGTGAACCGCAATACCGCGGCTTCGCCGCTTCCCCTGTTCTTGGCCCGGCTCACCAACCATGTTCGGGTGGCCGCTCCAGCGACAAGTGGAATCACGACATATAGACCAACAGATAAAATCAGCGTCTGCCACGGAACATCGATATCGGTAACACCGAGCAGCAAGGCGACAATCGGCGCAAAGGCGAAAACCATGATGAGGTCGTTCAGCGACACTTGCACAAGTGTGTAAGTTGCGTCGCCGCGCGTCATTTGCGACCACACAAACACCATCGCCGTGCAGGGGGCTGCGCCAAGTAGAATGAGGCCGGCAATGTACTGTTGTGCATCGGCAGGAGAGATTAAGTTGGCGAACAGGATCTCAAAAAACAGGATGCCGAGGCCAACCATCGTGAACGGCTTTATCAGCCAGTTCACGATAATAGTAATGAGCAGTCCCTTTGGCCGGTCGCCGATATGACGAAGGCTGGAAAAATCCACATTCACCATCATCGGGTAGACCATTCCCCAAATGAGGACGGCGACGATTAAATTAACCGATGCGAATTCCAGACCAGCGAGGACCTGAAAAAGATCAGGCAGCACTGTTCCGAGGCCGACCCCTGCAACGATGCACAAGGCGACCCATACCGATAGCCATTTCCCGAAG of the Pseudomonadota bacterium genome contains:
- the arsB gene encoding ACR3 family arsenite efflux transporter, translated to MNREKAAPTTISPGVIGFFGKWLSVWVALCIVAGVGLGTVLPDLFQVLAGLEFASVNLIVAVLIWGMVYPMMVNVDFSSLRHIGDRPKGLLITIIVNWLIKPFTMVGLGILFFEILFANLISPADAQQYIAGLILLGAAPCTAMVFVWSQMTRGDATYTLVQVSLNDLIMVFAFAPIVALLLGVTDIDVPWQTLILSVGLYVVIPLVAGAATRTWLVSRAKNRGSGEAAVLRFTSAIKPFSVVALLATVVLLFGFQGHVILESPSLIALIAVPLLIQSYGIFALAYGAAYLWRVPFNVAAPCALIGTSNFFELAVAVAIGLFGLNSGAALTTVVGVLVEVPVMLSLVAFANRTRGWFTAA